AAAGTATAACTTCTCTATTAAAATTCAGTAGTTTTATACTTTAGATGAGCCCAGATCTGTTGATCAAATGAGATTGATATGCAGGAACAGTTAATCAACCCAACCATACAAAAGTTTAGGACCGAATTCAAAGCAGAACCTGAACACATCTTCCTTTCTCCCGGGAGAATTAATATTATCGGTGAGCATGTAGACTATAGCGACGGTTTTGTATTACCTGCTGCCATAGATAAATACATTTGTTTTGCCGTCCGCAAGCTGCCACAGTCTAATTTTTGTACCATCATAGCCAAAGACCTCGGAGAAGAATATACATTTGATGTCACAATAGAGGTAAAACCTGTACCGCAAATGTGGATGAACTATATTCTGGGCGTTTTCAGCCAGTTGCAGAAGTCAGAAAACCAGTTTTGCGGAATGGAAATTGTCTTCAGTAGTACCATTCCAATGGGATCCGGACTTTCTTCTTCGGCAGCCCTTGAATGTGGCTTTGCCTATATCCTCAATGGACTTTTTGACCTTCATCTCACCAAGAAAGAAATCGCGGTGATCGGGCAAAAATCAGAACATACTTTTGCAGGAGTTCAGTGCGGAATTATGGATCAGTTTGCCTCCGTTTTCGGAAAGGAAAATAAGGTCATTATGCTCGACTGTAATTCTTTGGAGCATCAATATTTTGATGCCGACCTTAAAGGATACAGCCTGCTGCTTTTTGACAGCTGTGTAAAGCATAGTCATCTGACATCCGGCTATAACGAAAGACGTAGAGATGTAGAACACGGGAAAAAAGTCTTATGGAAAAATTTCCCTGAGATTGAAAAATTCCGTGATTTTACATTGTCTATGCTTGATCATACAAAGGAAGAAATGGGAGATATTTCATACAAAAGATGTCTCTATCTGTTGAAAGAAATCCGAAGAGTAGAAATGGCGGCCAAAGCAATTTCGGAAGGAAATATTGAATATCTGGGAACACTTCTCACGGAAACTCATACGGGGCTGTCCACTGAATTTGAGGTCAGTTGCATTGAACTTGATTTTTTGGTTGAAAACACATTGCAAAAGGAAGGGGTGCTGGGAGCAAGAATCATGGGAGGCGGCTTTGGGGGCTGCAGCATCAACCTGATTCAGGAAAACAGAGCTGAAGAAGTGATTAAAGCCATCAGTGAAAAATATCTTGAACATTTTAATATTCAGATGAAAGTGTATCAAGTTAAAATTTCAGACGGGATAAAAGAATACACCAATGAATACATCATTTGACCGTACTAAACATCCCCACAGAAGATACAATCCTCTCCTGAATGAATGGATACTGGTTTCTCCCCAACGGGCAAACCGGCCCTGGCAAGGACAGAGAGAGAAGACCGCAGCAGATAATCGTCCTGCCTATGATCCGGACTGTTATCTCTGTTCCGGAAATATTCGTGCTAACGGAGCCCGCAACCCTGACTATAAAGGGACTTACGTTTTTAATAACGATTTCGGGGCGTTGCTTAATGAAGAGGTTGATTTCTCAGAAGGACATTCAGGATTTTTTACCCTGCTTCCGGAACGTGGAATCAACAGGGTTGTTTGCTTTTCTGAAGACCACAGCCTTACCTTACCGGAAATGTCCGTGGAACAAATAAAAAATGTGGTGGATGCATGGCAGGCGCAGTTCATTGAATTAGCAGCTTTCGACCATATTAATTATATTCAGATTTTTGAGAATAAAGGAAGCATCATGGGATGCAGCAATCCTCATCCGCACGGCCAGATATGGGCACAGTCATCAGTTCCGGCAATGGTTCAGAAAACCCAGGATCAGTTGAAATCTTATTTTGAAAAGAATAAAAGAACATTGCTGGAGGACTATATTGAGCAGGAAATAACGGCCGGCGAACGTATGGTCACAGAAAATGAAAATTTTGCAGCATTAGTGCCGTTTTGGGCATCATGGCCTTATGAAACAATGATTATCAGTAAACAACAAAGAGAAAATATTGCAGCATTTTCTGAGGATGAAAAAGAATCACTTGCAGCCATACTCAAGGAACTGACTACAATTTATGACAATCTTTTTG
The sequence above is drawn from the Chryseobacterium daecheongense genome and encodes:
- a CDS encoding UDP-glucose--hexose-1-phosphate uridylyltransferase is translated as MNTSFDRTKHPHRRYNPLLNEWILVSPQRANRPWQGQREKTAADNRPAYDPDCYLCSGNIRANGARNPDYKGTYVFNNDFGALLNEEVDFSEGHSGFFTLLPERGINRVVCFSEDHSLTLPEMSVEQIKNVVDAWQAQFIELAAFDHINYIQIFENKGSIMGCSNPHPHGQIWAQSSVPAMVQKTQDQLKSYFEKNKRTLLEDYIEQEITAGERMVTENENFAALVPFWASWPYETMIISKQQRENIAAFSEDEKESLAAILKELTTIYDNLFETSFPYSAGIHQSPTDGKQHPEWHFHMHFYPPLLRSAEVKKFMVGYEMLAEPQRDITPEQSAAILRNLPRIHYKKK
- the galK gene encoding galactokinase — protein: MQEQLINPTIQKFRTEFKAEPEHIFLSPGRINIIGEHVDYSDGFVLPAAIDKYICFAVRKLPQSNFCTIIAKDLGEEYTFDVTIEVKPVPQMWMNYILGVFSQLQKSENQFCGMEIVFSSTIPMGSGLSSSAALECGFAYILNGLFDLHLTKKEIAVIGQKSEHTFAGVQCGIMDQFASVFGKENKVIMLDCNSLEHQYFDADLKGYSLLLFDSCVKHSHLTSGYNERRRDVEHGKKVLWKNFPEIEKFRDFTLSMLDHTKEEMGDISYKRCLYLLKEIRRVEMAAKAISEGNIEYLGTLLTETHTGLSTEFEVSCIELDFLVENTLQKEGVLGARIMGGGFGGCSINLIQENRAEEVIKAISEKYLEHFNIQMKVYQVKISDGIKEYTNEYII